In a genomic window of Nostoc sp. UHCC 0870:
- the modD gene encoding ModD protein: MRICLSDEAITNLIAEDVPYFDLTTLGLGIGKEQGKIEFYTRHPMTVCAAEEAVRVIEKCGAKAHFSVESGTHLEADQLILAATGSAESLHIAWRIALNLLEYTSGIATRTNEFVKAAKIVNPAISVVTTRKVFPGTRALMMKAIVAGGALPHRLGLSESILIFKQHLVYMGGLSGLLEQITPLKQRFQEHKICIEVETVEDALVVAVSGVDIIQIDKMSLGTLKELAQNLKQRYPHVKLAAAGGITLNNVQEYAATGVDLLVTSSLYFGKPADIAAKMSS; encoded by the coding sequence ATGCGTATTTGTTTGTCTGATGAGGCAATTACCAATTTAATTGCAGAAGATGTTCCCTATTTTGACTTGACAACCTTGGGATTGGGTATTGGCAAGGAACAGGGGAAAATAGAATTTTATACTCGCCACCCCATGACTGTCTGCGCTGCGGAAGAAGCGGTGAGGGTGATAGAAAAATGTGGAGCAAAAGCACATTTCTCTGTAGAAAGTGGTACTCATTTAGAGGCAGATCAATTAATTTTGGCAGCTACAGGTAGTGCAGAGTCTCTACACATCGCCTGGAGAATAGCTTTAAATTTGCTGGAGTATACTTCAGGAATAGCGACGCGCACCAATGAATTTGTGAAGGCGGCAAAAATTGTTAATCCGGCTATTTCTGTAGTGACTACGCGCAAGGTATTTCCAGGAACTAGAGCATTAATGATGAAGGCGATCGTTGCGGGTGGTGCGCTACCTCATCGCCTAGGACTCTCGGAAAGTATTCTGATTTTCAAGCAGCATTTAGTCTATATGGGGGGTCTGTCTGGATTGCTAGAACAGATAACACCCCTGAAGCAGCGATTTCAAGAACATAAAATCTGTATTGAAGTGGAAACGGTAGAAGATGCTTTGGTAGTGGCAGTAAGTGGAGTTGATATCATCCAAATTGATAAGATGTCACTGGGTACACTCAAGGAGCTAGCCCAGAATCTTAAACAACGGTATCCTCATGTTAAACTTGCAGCCGCCGGCGGTATTACACTGAATAATGTCCAGGAATATGCCGCCACTGGGGTAGATTTATTGGTTACTAGTTCTCTCTATTTTGGTAAGCCGGCGGATATTGCGGCGAAGATGTCATCATAA
- a CDS encoding Gfo/Idh/MocA family protein translates to MTLELQNKIGIAIVGTGFGQKVHIPAFQAHHRTEIVAIYHRDINKAKAIAEANNIPHACDTIAEILALPTVQAVSISTPPFLHYEMAKQVLQAGKHLLLEKPVTLNVTEAKELYQLAKKQNVIATVDFEFRFVPAWQLFAELLTSDYVGNQRLIKIDWLGSSRADTSRPWNWYSSQEKGGGALGSLGSHAFDYIYWLFGPVKRLNAHLTTAIPARVEPASGELKPVETDDTCLLSLELANGTPCQVAISAVVHASRTHSVEVYGDRGTLIIGSDNQKDYIHGFKVWGSHPGEPLQEIEIPQRLLFPQHYPDGRICAFLRVVNQWIQGIDTQQQTIPSLKEGIYSQLLMDLSHKSHNTSTWVEVPNFT, encoded by the coding sequence ATGACTTTAGAATTACAAAATAAAATTGGCATAGCAATTGTTGGCACTGGATTCGGTCAAAAAGTCCACATCCCCGCATTTCAAGCCCATCATCGTACAGAAATAGTGGCGATTTATCACCGCGATATTAATAAAGCCAAAGCCATTGCCGAAGCTAATAATATTCCCCATGCCTGCGACACAATTGCTGAAATTTTAGCCTTACCAACAGTACAAGCAGTCAGCATCTCAACACCGCCCTTTCTACATTATGAAATGGCAAAACAAGTATTACAAGCAGGGAAACATTTACTACTAGAAAAACCCGTAACTTTAAATGTTACAGAAGCCAAAGAACTGTATCAATTAGCCAAAAAACAAAATGTAATTGCTACCGTAGACTTTGAATTTCGCTTTGTACCCGCGTGGCAACTTTTCGCTGAATTATTGACATCAGACTATGTAGGCAACCAACGCTTAATTAAAATTGATTGGTTAGGTTCTTCCCGTGCTGACACTTCCCGCCCGTGGAATTGGTATTCATCTCAAGAAAAAGGCGGCGGTGCATTGGGTTCTTTAGGTTCTCACGCCTTCGATTACATTTACTGGTTATTTGGCCCAGTCAAGAGATTAAACGCCCATTTGACTACTGCTATCCCCGCACGAGTTGAACCGGCTAGCGGTGAATTAAAGCCAGTAGAAACAGATGACACCTGTCTGTTGTCCTTAGAATTAGCTAACGGTACACCTTGCCAAGTCGCCATCAGTGCCGTAGTTCACGCTTCCCGGACACATTCGGTAGAAGTGTATGGCGATCGCGGTACTCTAATCATAGGCAGCGACAACCAAAAAGATTACATACATGGCTTTAAAGTCTGGGGTTCTCACCCAGGCGAACCCCTCCAAGAAATCGAAATTCCCCAAAGATTACTATTTCCCCAACATTACCCTGATGGACGCATTTGTGCATTTTTGCGCGTAGTGAATCAATGGATACAAGGAATTGACACTCAGCAGCAAACAATACCATCCCTAAAAGAAGGCATTTACTCACAGTTATTAATGGATTTATCCCATAAATCCCATAACACCTCAACCTGGGTAGAAGTACCAAATTTTACTTAA
- a CDS encoding rhodanese-like domain-containing protein — translation MKKQNWMANLLGLGLFIYLLVDIGYHSSALAFPLSLTKSLSTPTTKVTAVVNSNSDVKTALDTYLNSIPRGYYTVGNVEELQRLINEDHILLIDVREPSEYATGHIGNAINIPLPKLTQNLEQIPQNQPVVIYCTSGYRSAMAVMSLRLLGYDNVRGFPPSINGWKAANQPLATSAT, via the coding sequence ATGAAAAAACAAAATTGGATGGCAAATTTATTGGGATTAGGGCTATTTATCTATCTTCTGGTTGATATCGGCTATCATTCGTCAGCGTTAGCATTTCCCCTGTCATTGACTAAAAGTTTATCTACCCCAACTACAAAAGTAACAGCAGTGGTTAATTCAAATTCAGATGTAAAAACGGCATTGGATACTTATCTCAATTCCATCCCCAGAGGCTATTACACCGTGGGGAATGTAGAAGAATTGCAACGTTTGATCAACGAAGATCATATTCTTTTAATTGATGTGCGAGAGCCTTCTGAGTATGCAACTGGGCATATTGGTAATGCTATTAATATTCCTTTGCCAAAACTGACTCAGAACCTTGAACAAATTCCCCAAAATCAGCCTGTCGTTATCTACTGTACTTCTGGTTATCGTTCAGCAATGGCGGTGATGTCTTTACGCCTTTTGGGTTATGACAATGTACGAGGCTTTCCCCCCAGTATCAACGGTTGGAAGGCAGCAAATCAACCATTAGCGACTTCGGCTACATAA
- the ilvB gene encoding biosynthetic-type acetolactate synthase large subunit: MTVSLPSPTSPSQTEQHTQSASSTSSVVTPKRATGGFALLDSLLRHGVEYIFGYPGGAILPIYDDLYKVEATGSLKHILVRHEQGAAHAADGYARATGKVGVCFGTSGPGATNLVTGIATAYMDSIPMVIVTGQVPRKMIGTDAFQETDIYGITIPIVKHSYVVRDPADMARTVAEAFHIASTGRPGPVLIDVPKDVAFEEFDYVPVEPGTVKLPGYRPTVKGNPRQINAAIQLIQESRRPLLYVGGGAIASNAHAEIQELAELFNIPVTTTLMGIGAFDEHHPLSLGMLGMHGTAYANFAVTDCDLLLCVGARFDDRVTGKLDEFASRAKVIHIDIDPAEVGKNRVPEVPIVGDVRRVLIDLLRRCKQAGAKTTPNQNIEWLNLVNRWREEYPLVVPQHPDSIPPQEVISEVGRQAPHAFYTTDVGQHQMWAAQFLKNGPRRWISSAGLGTMGFGLPAAIGAKVAFPDEQVICISGDASFQMCLQELGTAAQYGINVKTVIINNGWQGMVRQWQQAFHGERYSSSNMEVGMPNIELLAQAYGIKGIIVTEREQLKDAIAQMLAYDGPVILDVHVTRDENCYPMVAPGKSNAQMVGLPKQPPKANVEPIYCSHCGTKNLPNYNFCSECGTKL; the protein is encoded by the coding sequence GTGACTGTGAGCTTGCCTTCCCCGACTAGTCCCTCACAAACAGAGCAACACACCCAGTCTGCCAGCTCTACTTCATCAGTTGTAACCCCAAAACGGGCAACTGGTGGTTTTGCGCTACTGGATAGCCTCCTGCGCCACGGTGTTGAGTATATTTTCGGCTATCCCGGTGGAGCAATTCTGCCGATTTATGATGACCTGTACAAAGTAGAAGCAACTGGTAGTCTTAAGCACATTCTCGTCAGGCATGAACAAGGCGCGGCTCACGCTGCTGATGGTTATGCTCGCGCAACTGGCAAAGTTGGTGTGTGCTTCGGTACTTCCGGCCCTGGGGCGACTAACTTGGTGACAGGTATCGCTACGGCTTACATGGATTCGATTCCAATGGTAATTGTCACAGGACAAGTACCTCGGAAAATGATCGGTACAGATGCTTTCCAAGAAACAGATATTTACGGCATTACTATACCAATAGTCAAACACTCCTATGTAGTGCGTGACCCGGCTGATATGGCACGCACTGTAGCTGAGGCGTTTCACATTGCTAGTACAGGTCGTCCAGGGCCAGTTTTAATTGATGTGCCTAAAGATGTGGCCTTTGAAGAATTTGATTATGTGCCTGTAGAACCAGGTACAGTCAAGTTACCGGGTTATCGTCCGACGGTGAAGGGTAATCCCCGGCAAATCAACGCCGCAATTCAACTAATTCAAGAAAGCCGTCGTCCTTTACTTTACGTCGGTGGTGGTGCGATCGCATCTAACGCCCATGCAGAAATTCAAGAACTAGCAGAGTTATTTAATATCCCCGTCACAACTACCTTGATGGGTATCGGTGCTTTTGATGAACACCATCCCCTATCTTTGGGGATGTTGGGGATGCACGGCACTGCTTACGCTAACTTTGCAGTGACGGATTGTGATTTGCTCCTTTGTGTAGGTGCAAGGTTTGATGACCGTGTAACCGGCAAATTAGACGAATTCGCCTCCCGTGCTAAGGTCATTCACATCGACATCGACCCCGCAGAAGTCGGTAAAAATCGCGTCCCGGAAGTACCCATCGTTGGTGATGTGCGGAGAGTTTTAATTGACTTGTTGCGTCGCTGTAAACAAGCAGGCGCAAAAACCACACCCAACCAAAATATAGAATGGCTGAATTTAGTTAATCGTTGGCGAGAAGAATATCCTTTAGTCGTCCCCCAACATCCTGACAGCATCCCACCTCAAGAGGTAATTTCTGAAGTTGGTCGCCAAGCACCCCACGCTTTCTATACTACTGATGTTGGTCAGCACCAAATGTGGGCAGCACAATTCCTCAAGAATGGCCCTCGACGCTGGATTTCTAGCGCAGGTTTAGGAACAATGGGTTTTGGTCTACCTGCGGCGATTGGTGCGAAGGTAGCTTTTCCTGATGAGCAAGTCATCTGTATTAGTGGTGATGCCAGTTTCCAAATGTGTTTGCAAGAATTGGGAACTGCTGCACAATATGGCATTAATGTCAAGACCGTAATCATCAACAACGGTTGGCAAGGGATGGTACGCCAGTGGCAACAAGCCTTCCACGGCGAACGCTATTCATCCTCAAATATGGAAGTAGGGATGCCAAATATTGAACTGTTGGCACAAGCCTACGGCATTAAGGGGATAATTGTAACTGAGCGTGAGCAATTAAAAGATGCGATCGCTCAAATGTTAGCCTACGATGGCCCTGTAATTTTGGATGTTCACGTCACCAGAGACGAAAACTGCTATCCAATGGTAGCTCCTGGTAAGAGTAATGCTCAGATGGTTGGTCTACCCAAGCAACCACCAAAAGCAAATGTAGAACCAATCTATTGCAGCCACTGCGGGACGAAAAACTTACCAAACTATAACTTCTGTTCTGAGTGCGGGACTAAGTTGTAA
- a CDS encoding MFS transporter, whose amino-acid sequence MFPTEPAAVNNGFGALLKNRNFMLLWMGQLLSQLGDKVFFVLMVALLENYPPLPGLAANSMYSILMVAFTLPAILLGSAGGIFVDRFSKKLILVGSNILQAILVLLIAFSPKEFLLFLVLTFAISALAQFFAPAEQAAIPVLVRKENFMAANALYSSTMMGALIVGFAIGEPILSLAKSWLGAVYGQEAVVGGLYIVSAIAFQLVDFKSEHKSVSDRRSGIDPWADLKEGLRYLKKNRLVLNAMLQLTTLYCVFAALMVLAIRLAADFGLQEKQFGFFLAAAGVGMVLGAAILGHWGDKFHHKPLPLIGFLVMALVLGVFTFTHSLLLALGLCALLGIGASLIGVPMQTLIQHQTPPTMYGTVFGFQNHAVNIALAVPLAITGPLTDALGLRTVLIGMSFVVATVGVWAWKNTRRVLQDVI is encoded by the coding sequence ATGTTTCCAACTGAACCAGCTGCCGTCAATAATGGGTTTGGCGCACTGCTAAAAAATCGAAATTTTATGCTCCTATGGATGGGACAGTTGTTATCCCAGTTAGGAGATAAAGTCTTCTTTGTCTTAATGGTGGCGTTGCTGGAGAATTACCCACCACTTCCGGGTTTAGCAGCAAACTCCATGTACTCAATTTTGATGGTGGCATTTACTCTACCTGCAATTTTATTGGGTTCTGCTGGTGGTATTTTTGTTGACCGCTTCTCGAAAAAGCTCATTCTAGTTGGCTCAAATATATTACAGGCCATATTGGTACTGTTAATAGCATTTTCACCAAAAGAATTTCTGTTGTTTTTAGTCCTGACTTTTGCAATTTCTGCCTTAGCACAGTTTTTTGCCCCAGCAGAACAGGCGGCGATTCCTGTGTTGGTACGCAAAGAAAATTTTATGGCAGCCAATGCTCTGTACAGTAGCACCATGATGGGGGCTTTAATTGTTGGTTTCGCTATTGGAGAACCAATATTGAGTTTGGCGAAGTCTTGGTTGGGAGCAGTCTATGGTCAAGAAGCAGTGGTGGGTGGGTTATATATAGTGTCAGCAATTGCCTTTCAGTTAGTTGATTTTAAATCAGAACACAAATCTGTGAGCGATCGCAGATCAGGAATTGATCCTTGGGCTGATTTAAAGGAAGGCTTGCGCTATCTCAAAAAAAATCGTCTGGTATTGAATGCCATGCTGCAACTAACTACTTTATATTGTGTATTTGCAGCTTTAATGGTTTTGGCAATTAGATTAGCAGCAGATTTTGGGTTACAAGAAAAACAATTTGGCTTTTTCTTAGCAGCAGCCGGGGTAGGTATGGTGTTAGGTGCAGCTATTTTAGGTCACTGGGGAGATAAATTTCATCACAAACCCCTACCCCTAATCGGATTTTTGGTGATGGCTTTGGTTTTAGGCGTATTCACCTTTACTCACAGTCTCTTGCTAGCTTTAGGACTTTGTGCATTGTTAGGTATAGGTGCTTCCTTAATCGGTGTACCGATGCAAACCCTAATTCAACACCAAACACCACCCACAATGTATGGTACGGTGTTCGGCTTCCAAAATCATGCAGTGAACATTGCCCTAGCAGTACCTTTAGCTATTACTGGGCCATTAACTGATGCTCTAGGTTTGAGAACTGTATTAATAGGTATGAGTTTTGTAGTTGCAACCGTCGGCGTTTGGGCATGGAAAAACACCCGTCGAGTTTTGCAAGATGTAATTTAG
- a CDS encoding ferrochelatase, with the protein MVATPEKLQNTQEHLSTHDRVAVLLMGYGEVESYEDFANYNEQALNLLTAKFAPVPTWIYPPLAKLLALFDRHEWGHQHHDFISPHNAIFEKQRAGLEEILQAQWGNSIQVFKAFNFCAPFLPQQVLAEIKDQGFDKILIYPLLVVDSIFTSGIAMEQVNKALAGMTDGENHWVKGLRYIPSFYNEPEYIHLMAHLVEEKINADLAAAYLPSQIGIVLMNHGCPHKAKGFTSGIVESQTLYDLVRDELINRYPLISVGWLNHDTPLIEWTQPNATQAANNLIQLGAKAIIFMPIGFATENHETLLDVHHIIHALEKKYPDVDCVQMSCVNDHPEFLAMVAQWANSHIAELQNQQAVAVNPQIAINHHHHHHH; encoded by the coding sequence GTGGTTGCCACGCCGGAAAAATTACAAAACACCCAGGAACATTTATCAACTCACGACCGAGTAGCAGTGTTGCTCATGGGGTATGGTGAAGTCGAAAGCTACGAAGATTTCGCCAACTACAACGAACAGGCGTTAAATCTACTTACAGCAAAATTTGCACCTGTACCAACCTGGATTTATCCACCTTTAGCAAAATTATTGGCATTATTTGACCGCCACGAGTGGGGACACCAACACCACGATTTTATCTCCCCCCACAACGCCATCTTTGAAAAGCAACGCGCTGGTCTTGAAGAAATATTACAAGCTCAATGGGGTAATAGCATCCAAGTTTTCAAAGCCTTTAATTTTTGCGCTCCTTTTTTACCACAACAAGTTCTAGCAGAAATTAAAGACCAAGGCTTCGATAAAATCCTGATTTACCCACTACTAGTAGTTGATTCTATCTTCACTAGTGGGATTGCGATGGAGCAAGTGAACAAGGCTCTAGCTGGGATGACTGATGGTGAAAACCATTGGGTAAAAGGACTGCGTTATATTCCGTCTTTTTATAATGAGCCAGAATATATTCATTTGATGGCGCATCTGGTTGAGGAGAAAATCAACGCTGATTTAGCAGCCGCCTATTTACCTTCTCAAATCGGTATTGTGTTGATGAATCATGGGTGTCCTCATAAAGCCAAAGGATTCACCTCTGGTATTGTCGAAAGTCAAACATTGTATGATTTGGTGCGGGATGAGTTAATCAATCGCTATCCTCTAATTTCGGTAGGTTGGCTGAATCACGACACACCGTTAATTGAATGGACACAACCAAATGCAACACAAGCAGCCAATAACTTGATTCAATTAGGTGCAAAAGCAATAATCTTTATGCCTATTGGTTTTGCCACAGAAAACCACGAAACTTTATTGGATGTACACCACATTATTCATGCTTTAGAGAAAAAGTATCCCGATGTGGATTGTGTACAAATGTCTTGTGTTAACGACCATCCAGAGTTTTTGGCAATGGTTGCACAGTGGGCAAATAGTCACATTGCTGAGTTACAAAATCAGCAAGCAGTGGCAGTAAATCCACAGATAGCTATTAATCATCATCACCATCACCATCATTAA
- a CDS encoding sigma-70 family RNA polymerase sigma factor → MQPRQSIIEIFSTFVQFDADRFSRWAMESRLRRSIQSCLHQTPKEISEHFWALYWYKFLQVPETQSLAKQHLMAYLQEPCYWTSQKTAASFTSTQYKLSDCFQVAIAQIDRVLKGFNPSQTSTLKNYASIIFGSAIRETLRQRQEVDICTDWGLLRKISQKRLDESLQNAGLSPTEIRAYIQAWSCFKTLYVPTKAANSRQLSRPDDATWEAIAKAYNSQNTPASNPQTIEKWLLNAAKAARKYLYPNLDSLNVTKGSDDSFEILDNLPGTEQPSLIQEIIIQEEEQARNSQQVEINQVLVKAVSQLDAQLQEILILYYGQKLNQDAIAQQLDIKQYTVSRRLSKTKETLLRSLASWSQDTLHISLTPDILKGMSTLIEDWLQNYYNVSHP, encoded by the coding sequence ATGCAACCTCGGCAAAGCATCATTGAAATTTTTTCAACTTTTGTGCAGTTCGATGCCGATCGCTTCAGTCGGTGGGCGATGGAATCGCGCTTGCGTCGCAGCATTCAAAGTTGTCTCCACCAAACCCCCAAGGAAATTTCGGAACACTTTTGGGCGTTGTATTGGTATAAATTTTTGCAAGTTCCCGAAACTCAATCCTTAGCCAAGCAACATCTGATGGCTTATCTGCAAGAACCCTGTTATTGGACATCCCAAAAAACAGCCGCTAGTTTTACTAGTACGCAATACAAGCTGTCAGACTGTTTTCAAGTAGCGATCGCCCAAATTGATCGAGTCCTCAAAGGATTTAATCCCAGTCAAACCAGCACGCTGAAAAACTACGCTAGCATTATCTTTGGTAGTGCGATTCGGGAAACCCTACGCCAACGCCAGGAAGTTGATATCTGCACCGATTGGGGGCTGTTACGCAAAATCAGCCAAAAGCGATTGGATGAATCTTTGCAAAATGCTGGTTTGTCCCCAACAGAAATTCGGGCTTACATCCAGGCTTGGAGTTGTTTTAAAACCCTGTATGTGCCTACAAAAGCGGCTAACTCACGCCAATTATCTCGCCCAGATGATGCAACCTGGGAGGCGATCGCTAAAGCTTATAACTCCCAAAATACCCCAGCAAGCAACCCCCAAACTATCGAGAAATGGTTATTGAATGCGGCTAAAGCTGCACGCAAATATTTATATCCCAACCTAGATTCTCTGAATGTTACTAAGGGTAGTGATGATTCCTTTGAGATTTTAGATAATCTTCCTGGTACAGAACAGCCATCTTTAATTCAAGAAATTATTATCCAGGAGGAAGAACAAGCCAGAAATTCACAACAAGTAGAAATCAATCAAGTATTAGTTAAGGCAGTTTCTCAACTAGATGCTCAATTACAAGAGATTTTAATTTTATACTACGGTCAAAAATTGAATCAGGATGCGATCGCTCAACAATTAGACATCAAACAATACACCGTTTCCCGACGACTCAGCAAAACTAAGGAAACTTTATTGCGATCGCTAGCAAGTTGGAGTCAAGATACACTGCATATTTCTCTAACACCAGACATACTCAAGGGTATGAGTACGTTGATAGAAGACTGGTTACAGAACTACTACAATGTCTCGCACCCCTAA
- a CDS encoding DUF1822 family protein: protein MTANPTVFTFADSTDLILEIPNQPQNQVNIASQSFSHPSSWYQAYLNEICLSAVLPWLQEDFTRQAKVWPYTNSLASIWELVNGTAVTLDVTRFILVPSENIDLSELRVPQEWVDLPSWVGDYYLAVQVEPDAGYVRVWGYCSHAQLKNQGKYDAGDRTYTLDASDITTDISVLPVELQFCSQTATRSQLATLPTLPLAQAQNLITRLGNPEVITPRLAVPFELWGGLMEHGGWRKSLYERRLGLPEQRSVVQWLQESISQTAEAMGWGRLNLQLSAAGARSVEGIQPGVTLSRRLAITGQTYELLISPQGEPEEPSWRFELRNATVGAVIPGGFKLRLLTEDLQPFPNNEDIATTAVEQLYVEVTLDAGEGIVWQIEPLPENYDQEILRF from the coding sequence ATGACTGCTAACCCTACTGTATTTACATTTGCTGACTCAACAGACTTGATTTTAGAAATCCCTAATCAACCCCAAAATCAAGTAAATATAGCCAGTCAGTCCTTTTCACATCCTAGTTCCTGGTATCAAGCCTATTTAAACGAAATTTGCTTGAGTGCAGTCTTGCCGTGGTTGCAAGAAGATTTTACACGCCAAGCAAAGGTTTGGCCTTATACCAATTCTCTAGCCAGCATTTGGGAACTGGTAAATGGAACTGCCGTCACTCTAGACGTAACTAGATTTATTTTAGTTCCCAGTGAAAATATTGATTTAAGTGAATTACGTGTACCCCAAGAATGGGTAGATTTACCAAGTTGGGTGGGGGATTATTATTTAGCGGTGCAAGTAGAACCAGATGCTGGCTATGTTAGGGTTTGGGGTTACTGTAGTCATGCACAACTAAAAAATCAAGGTAAATATGACGCAGGCGATCGCACTTATACTTTAGATGCGAGTGATATAACCACTGACATCAGTGTATTACCTGTAGAATTACAATTTTGTTCCCAGACAGCCACACGCAGCCAACTTGCAACTTTACCCACTCTACCCCTAGCCCAAGCCCAAAACTTAATTACCCGTTTAGGAAACCCCGAAGTTATCACCCCCCGGTTAGCAGTCCCTTTTGAATTGTGGGGGGGACTAATGGAACATGGAGGCTGGCGCAAAAGCCTATATGAACGCCGCCTAGGGCTACCAGAACAGCGTTCAGTAGTGCAATGGTTGCAAGAGAGTATTTCCCAAACGGCTGAGGCGATGGGTTGGGGTAGATTGAACTTACAATTAAGTGCAGCCGGCGCGAGGAGTGTAGAAGGAATACAACCAGGAGTAACATTATCGCGTAGATTAGCGATCACTGGTCAAACCTACGAACTATTAATTTCACCCCAAGGCGAACCAGAAGAACCATCTTGGCGGTTTGAGTTAAGAAATGCTACTGTCGGCGCAGTCATTCCTGGCGGCTTTAAACTCAGACTCCTCACCGAAGACTTACAACCATTTCCCAACAATGAAGATATAGCCACAACCGCCGTAGAACAACTTTACGTCGAAGTTACCCTAGATGCTGGCGAAGGCATAGTTTGGCAAATAGAACCCCTACCAGAAAATTATGACCAAGAAATTTTAAGATTCTAA
- a CDS encoding choice-of-anchor E domain-containing protein, whose translation MTTTLFKILGTATTLAGIIVSAGSANAASLTKTASTSFAPTNILNQSIGIEQFNTSLGTLQSVTIDFTGDIKGDAGFENISPNPAQINVSLGGKLSLSLNNQSLLTLEPENVSSYETGAYDGTINFGGTSGQTIPGLMASQSGTFASTDSQFLQSFIGAGNVNFIFSALGNSVVGGSGNISSFVATSAKTSIRVTYEYDSTQSIPEASAVLGLGLIAGIGLLSQHKKGLFKTAN comes from the coding sequence ATGACAACAACACTTTTTAAGATTCTAGGAACTGCTACAACATTGGCAGGAATTATTGTCAGTGCTGGTTCTGCAAACGCTGCTTCCCTGACAAAAACAGCTAGCACTAGCTTTGCACCCACAAACATCCTTAATCAATCTATTGGTATTGAACAATTTAACACGTCTCTCGGCACTCTCCAAAGTGTAACTATAGACTTTACTGGTGACATCAAAGGAGATGCTGGCTTTGAAAACATAAGTCCAAATCCTGCTCAAATAAACGTTTCACTTGGTGGTAAATTAAGTTTATCTCTCAACAACCAGTCTCTATTAACACTAGAGCCGGAAAATGTTTCTAGCTACGAAACTGGTGCATATGATGGCACAATTAATTTTGGTGGGACTTCTGGACAGACAATACCTGGACTAATGGCCTCGCAATCGGGTACTTTTGCTTCTACTGATAGCCAGTTTTTACAGTCCTTCATCGGTGCTGGTAATGTAAACTTCATATTCTCAGCTTTAGGCAATTCAGTAGTTGGAGGTTCAGGTAATATTAGCTCTTTTGTGGCTACATCGGCTAAAACGAGTATCCGAGTTACGTATGAGTATGACTCTACTCAGTCTATACCTGAAGCTTCTGCTGTGTTGGGATTGGGTCTAATTGCAGGTATTGGTCTATTATCACAACACAAAAAAGGCTTGTTCAAAACAGCAAATTAA
- a CDS encoding DUF4870 domain-containing protein: MREKYNQQMRVWAMLCHLSALLAWILLFALILLGIPLFIPLNIALPLIIWQMRKIKYPWVDFQGKEALNFQITLTFYIVIIVMISLSVVLASCGIALATNGEINQINTVLDSLLFIWMSFIVALFILQLFLVTFAATKAYNGEHYRYPFTMRLLK, encoded by the coding sequence ATGAGAGAAAAATACAACCAACAAATGCGTGTCTGGGCTATGTTGTGTCATCTCTCAGCATTGTTAGCATGGATACTATTATTTGCCTTAATTTTATTGGGTATTCCCTTATTTATACCCCTAAATATTGCCCTCCCGCTAATCATTTGGCAAATGAGAAAAATCAAATATCCCTGGGTTGACTTTCAAGGAAAAGAAGCTTTAAATTTTCAAATCACCTTAACTTTTTACATTGTAATTATTGTCATGATTTCTTTATCAGTAGTCCTAGCTAGCTGTGGTATTGCCTTAGCTACCAATGGTGAAATCAATCAAATAAATACAGTTTTAGACAGCTTATTATTTATCTGGATGTCCTTTATCGTCGCCCTCTTTATATTACAATTATTCCTAGTAACCTTCGCTGCCACCAAAGCATATAACGGCGAACATTACCGCTACCCCTTCACCATGAGACTCTTAAAGTAG